TATGAAAGCGATTCAGATGCTAAGTATAACGAAATAATTGAAATAGACTGCTCGCAGATTTTGCCGCAGATATCTATGCCTTTTCTGCCTTCAAATACAAAAGCTGCAAGAGAATTAAACAATATAAGCATTGATCAGGTAGTAATAGGTTCGTGCACAAACGGCAGAATAGAAGATTTCAGAATCGCCGCAAAAATTATGAAAGGAAAGAAAACTGCCTCGGGAGTTCGTCTGTTGATTATACCCGCGACACCGTTAGTATACAGACAAATATTAGAAGAGGGATTGATTGAAATATTTCTGAAATCAGGAGCTATTATTTCTCCGCCGACATGCGGGCCTTGTTTAGGCGGGCATATGGGTATTCTTGCTCAAGGAGAACGCTGCGTAGCGACAACAAACAGGAACTTTGTCGGAAGAATGGGGCATATCAAATCCGAGGTATATCTGGCAAGCCCGGCTGTTGCTGCAGCATCAGCGATAAAAGGGTGTATAACCGATCCGAACCAACTGAAATAAAGGGGCAAGTAGCAAGGGTCAAGTAGCACAAAACACCGTTTTTTCTTGCTACTTGCTACATGACCCTTGACCCTATAAAGAGGAGCTATAATGATTCTTAAGGGCAAAGCTCACAAATACGGTTCAAATGTAAATACTGACGAGATTATTCCAGCACGTTATCTAAACAGCTCGGATCCGGCAGAGCTTGCAAAACACTGCATGGAAGATATAGATAAAGATTTTATTAAGAAAATGGAAAAAGGGGATTTTATTATAGCTGAAAACAATTTCGGATGCGGTTCATCAAGAGAACACGCCCCGATAAGCATCAAGGCGGCGGGTGTTTCGGCTGTTATAGCAAAATCTTTTGCCAGAATATTTTTCAGGAACGCGATAAATATCGGGCTTCCAATATTAGAATTTGACTCAGTTGAAAAAATAAAATCCGGGGATGAATTGGAAATTGACTTGGGAACGGGGGAAATCAAAAATTTAACCAGAAATGAAAGTTATAAAACACAGCTTTTTCCTGATTTCATGCAGGAAATTATTAAGCGGGGCGGGTTATTGGAATACATAAAAAATAAAAGTCAGAATAAAAATAAATTTTAAATGAATTAAGAATAATGGAGGAAATAAAGTGGAAAAGAAAAGTTATCGAATTGCGGTTATCGGCGGGGACGGTACAGGCCCCGAAGTAATAAAAGAAGGGATAAAAGTTATTGAATCAGCGGCACGAAAAAACAATTTCAAGATAAACTGGATAAATTACGATCTTGGAGGAGAAAGATACAAAAAGACCGGAGAAATATTGCCGGAAAGCGTTATTGAAGAATTAAAGAAAGTGGATGCTATATATCTTGGTGCCATAGGCCATCCGGATGTTAAGCCGGGCATTCTTGAAAAGGGACTGCTTTTAAAACTAAGGTTTGAACTGGATCAATACATAAACTTAAGGCCTGTTAAACTCTACCCAAATGTAGAAACACCATTAAAGGATAAAAAACCTGAAGATATAGATTATATTGTGGTTCGAGAAAATACTGAAGGTTTATATTCCGGAGCGGGAGGATTTCTTCGCCAGGGGACGTTGCAGGAAGTTGCGGTTCAGGAATCTGTAAATACCAGATTTGGAGTTGAACGGTGCATCAGATATGCATTTGAACTTACCAGAAAAAGAAATAAGAATAAAAAACTTACTTTATGCGGTAAAACAAATGTTTTAACATATGCTTTTGGGTTATGGGAACGAACTTTCAACGAGGTTGCCAAAGAGTATAGCGATATTAAAACAGATTATGCCCATGTTGATGCAACGTGTATGTGGATGGTAAAAAACCCTGAATGGTTTGATGTTATTGTCACAGACAATATGTTTGGCGATATTATTACCGACTTGGGCGCTATGACACAAGGAGGAATGGGTATTGCCGCCGGAGGAAACATCAATCCTAAAGGGGTTTCAATGTTTGAGCCTATCGGAGGTTCAGCTCCGAAATATACAGGAAAAAATGTAATTAATCCGCTTGCCGCAATAGCTGCCGGCGGAATGATGTTAGAAGTGATTGGGCAAATAAAGGCTTCAAAAGATGTAGAAAATGCGATAATAAAATCATTGTCATCAGGGAAAATAGAAAGTCTTGCTGCCGGAAAGATGGGACTTACAACAACTGAAATGGGTGATTTTGTGGCAAGCAATATATAGAGACTGTATAAAGAAGTTTGGGAAAAGAAGGGAACAATAAAAAATGAAAAAATATAGAGTGGCAGTTGTCGGAGCAACCGGCGTAGTCGGTCAAGAAATGATTAAGATGCTTGAGAGCAGGTCATTTCCTGTAGAATCTTTGAGAGCTTTAGCGTCTGAAAGATCCGTCGGAAGAACTGTTAAATTTCACGACAAGGAAATAAAAGTTGAAAAACTAACTCCCGAATCAGCCAAGGGCCTTGATATAGCGCTTTTTAGCGCGGGAGCAGCCATTTCAAAAGAATATGCTCCGATTTTTGCCAAAGAAAACTGTTTTGTAATTGATAATTCAAGCGCCTGGAGAATGGAAAAAGATATTCCCTTGGTTGTTCCTGAAGTAAATCCTGATGTGTTGAGTAAAGATAAGAAAATAATAGCAAACCCTAACTGCTCAACTATACAGATGGTGGTAGTTCTTAAGCCGATACATGATTTCTCTAAGATAAAAAGAGTTATAGTTTCTACCTACCAATCGGTTTCAGGCGCCGGAGCTAAGGGCATGGACGAATTGGATAAGCAAATCCGAGCCTGGGCAAAGGGAGAGGCGTTGCCTTCTGCAAACAAATTTCAATATCAGATTGCGTTTAATGTAATACCTCATATTGATGTTTTTATGGAAAACGGGTATACGAAAGAAGAAATGAAAATGGTCAATGAAACACAAAAAATCATGGGGGACTATTCAATCAAAGTTTCTGCAACCTGCGTTAGAGTGCCGGTTTTCAGGTCGCATTCAGAATCAGTATGGATAGAAACCGAAAATAAAGTGACTGTTGATCAGGCAAGAAAACTTCTTTCCAAAGCTGACGGGGTTGAAATTATGGATGATATAAGCAATAAAAAATATCCTCTTCCGATTAATGCCGAAAATAAGCAAATTACATATGTCGGGCGGATAAGAGAAGATATTTCTTATGATAAGGGTTTGACTTTTTGGATTGTTTCTGATAATTTACTTAAGGGCGCGGCCTTAAATGCGGTTCAAATAGCTGAAGTATTAGTTGAGAAAAAACTGGTTTAAAAAATTGAAATACCACGCAGTCCGCCCAAGGCGGACGGGGTATCAGCTGTTCCCCTCTTTGAAAAAGAGGGGTGAGGGGAGATTTGATAGCGTCAAATCCCTCTAAATCTCCCTTTTTTAAAGGGAGAAATTATTGTTTACCCCGCATCTTGATGCGGGGAATTGCAAGTTAAAAAAAATGAAAAAACTAATAATAAATGCCGATGATTTTGGCTACAGAGAAAGCATAAATAAAGGAATTATTTATGCCCATAAAAATGGGTATGTGACGAGCGCTTCCTTGTTTGTTGAAAAGGAAGCAACGGATAATGCTGTTGCTTTGGCAAAAGAAAATCCTTCTTTAGGCTTAGGAATTCATCTAGACCTTGATAAATATTTTGAAGTTGATCATTCGGAAGGAATAATTAAACATTGGATAAATCCTAAGCCATTGCTGGATGACGTATTTAATGAAGCTAAAAGACAGATAGAAAAATATTTATCATTCGGATTCAGCGCCGATCATATTGACAGCCAC
This portion of the Elusimicrobiota bacterium genome encodes:
- a CDS encoding aconitase family protein, whose translation is ILYTIGKIGVDGALYQAMEFTGHVLKELSMSDRFSMANMAIEAGGKNGIFHPDESTLDYVKKHSNKKFKLYESDSDAKYNEIIEIDCSQILPQISMPFLPSNTKAARELNNISIDQVVIGSCTNGRIEDFRIAAKIMKGKKTASGVRLLIIPATPLVYRQILEEGLIEIFLKSGAIISPPTCGPCLGGHMGILAQGERCVATTNRNFVGRMGHIKSEVYLASPAVAAASAIKGCITDPNQLK
- the leuD gene encoding 3-isopropylmalate dehydratase small subunit, whose translation is MILKGKAHKYGSNVNTDEIIPARYLNSSDPAELAKHCMEDIDKDFIKKMEKGDFIIAENNFGCGSSREHAPISIKAAGVSAVIAKSFARIFFRNAINIGLPILEFDSVEKIKSGDELEIDLGTGEIKNLTRNESYKTQLFPDFMQEIIKRGGLLEYIKNKSQNKNKF
- a CDS encoding 3-isopropylmalate dehydrogenase; translated protein: MEKKSYRIAVIGGDGTGPEVIKEGIKVIESAARKNNFKINWINYDLGGERYKKTGEILPESVIEELKKVDAIYLGAIGHPDVKPGILEKGLLLKLRFELDQYINLRPVKLYPNVETPLKDKKPEDIDYIVVRENTEGLYSGAGGFLRQGTLQEVAVQESVNTRFGVERCIRYAFELTRKRNKNKKLTLCGKTNVLTYAFGLWERTFNEVAKEYSDIKTDYAHVDATCMWMVKNPEWFDVIVTDNMFGDIITDLGAMTQGGMGIAAGGNINPKGVSMFEPIGGSAPKYTGKNVINPLAAIAAGGMMLEVIGQIKASKDVENAIIKSLSSGKIESLAAGKMGLTTTEMGDFVASNI
- a CDS encoding aspartate-semialdehyde dehydrogenase — its product is MKKYRVAVVGATGVVGQEMIKMLESRSFPVESLRALASERSVGRTVKFHDKEIKVEKLTPESAKGLDIALFSAGAAISKEYAPIFAKENCFVIDNSSAWRMEKDIPLVVPEVNPDVLSKDKKIIANPNCSTIQMVVVLKPIHDFSKIKRVIVSTYQSVSGAGAKGMDELDKQIRAWAKGEALPSANKFQYQIAFNVIPHIDVFMENGYTKEEMKMVNETQKIMGDYSIKVSATCVRVPVFRSHSESVWIETENKVTVDQARKLLSKADGVEIMDDISNKKYPLPINAENKQITYVGRIREDISYDKGLTFWIVSDNLLKGAALNAVQIAEVLVEKKLV